The nucleotide window TATATCCACGTCTGGTGGCGTGAGGGATACGAAAAAGGCCAGATGCGCCATAAGCTTCGACTTCACTAACACCAATTCTACGGTTCTAAATACCCTTCCTGTCCCATATATTTTAGTGAACATGGACGAGCGGGAAGGATGATTTGGGTGTTAAAGCATAAATGGAAAATGATCAGTTTTATTGTGGGATTACTTGCGTTATTTTTCATACTGCAACACGATTTTATTGAGAATGACTCATCGAAGACATGGAACATCCCGTTATCTGGAAAGATTATCCTGTTAGATGCAGGTCATGGAGGGCCGGATGGCGGGGCTGGAACAGGCGAAACCCTTGAAAAGGATATAGCCCTTGAAATTACCAAGAAAGTCCGGGATTATCTTCAGGAGCAAGGGGCGTTGGTGATCATGACAAGAGAAAAGGATGAAGATTTAGCTGCCTCTGATACGAAAGGCCTTAGCCGCAGAAAAGTAGAGGATTTGAAGAAGAGATTAAAAATGATCAATGACACCGATAATGACCTTTTTGTCAGCATTCATTTAAATGCCATTCCTTCCCCAAGATGGAGCGGTGCCCAAACCTTCTATGCACCGCAGCATAAGGAAAATGCCAGAGCGGCAAAGTTTATCCAAGAAGAGCTGCGCAGAAATTTGGAAAATACAAATCGTAAGGCGAAGCCAATTAATCAAGTGTTTATTTTAAAAAATGCCAAAAAGCCAGGGGTATTAGTGGAGGTTGGCTTTCTATCCAATCCGGGGGAAAAGGCATTATTAAAAAAAGATGCCTATCAGGAAAAAATAGCCGCATCGATAAATATTGGAATATTACGCTACTTTACGAATGAAAAGGAACTTAAAGAAACAGAGTAAGGGAGGTGGGGACACCTCCCATTTTTAGTGAGTTAAAAAGGAAAATTTCAGCTTTGGGAATTGTCCCGCTCCGGCGCCCTTTCGCTCTTCTTTGTTTAAGTAGTTTTAATCGATAGCAGTGTGATTCAAATAACTGTTTCATTGACGGGTTATGGTATACTGAGAGGTGGAAACGAATTCAAAAGGTGAGGTGTCTATTTTATGTTAACAGAAGTGAGAATCCGAGAGGTTCTTGGTGGCCTCAAGGAACCATTTTTACATAAGACTTTAGGGGAATTAAACGCAATAGAGGAAATAAAGATCAAAGAAGAGAAAAACCATGTTAGTGTGAAGGTGCAGGTCGCCCGAACAGGTACAAGTGAACAACTGCAGCTGCAAACGCAAATCGTTAATCTTTTAAAAGAAGCTGGAGCGGCAACGGTAGGAATTCGTTTTAGCCAGTTACCAGAAGAAGTGTTAGCGGCAAATCGTCAGGCAGAACCAGAGAAAGAGAAGAATCTTCTCAATTCATCAGAAACGACTTTCATTGCGATTGCCAGTGGAAAAGGCGGGGTTGGGAAATCTACAGTGTCTGTTAACCTTGCTGTAGCCCTCGCTCGTTTAGGGAAAAAGGTCGGCCTCATTGACGCGGATATATACGGCTTCAGTGTTCCTGATATGATGGGGATTACAAAACGCCCAGTGGTTCGTGGGGAAAAGATTATCCCTGTTGAACGTTTTGGCGTTCAGGTAATTTCGATGGGCTTCTTTGTTGAAGACAATGCTCCAATTATTTGGCGTGGCCCTATGCTTGGAAAAATGCTAAACAGTTTCTTCAACGAAGTAGAGTGGGGATCTCAAATTGATTATTTACTATTAGATTTACCGCCAGGCACAGGGGATGTTGCCCTTGACGTGCATACGATGCTTCCTGCATGTAAGGAAATTATCGTCACAACTCCTCATCCAACGGCTGCTTTTGTTGCTGCCCGTGCAGGTGCAATGGCGTTACGTACGGAGCATGAAGTTCTTGGTGTTATTGAAAATATGGCCTACTTTGAAAGTAAGCTTACCGGCGAAAAGGAATATGTATTCGGTCGTGGCGGCGGCGACAAGCTAGCCGAAGAATTAAATACAGAGGTTCTTGGCCGCTTACCGTTGAATCAGCCGGACTGGAATGATGAGGACTTTGCGCCATCGGTCTACCAGGAAGATCACCAGATTGGGAAAATTTATTTAGAAATTGCTGAAAAAGTGGACAGTCTACTGAAAAAATAGTAAAAAGGCCTTTTCCTCAAGTAGGAAGAGGCCTTTTCCATTATTCGGTTAACTGCTGGTATCGCCACCGCCAGATTTATTTTGGCCGCCGCCAGATTGTTCGCCGCCTCCATCTTTATCACTGGCCTTATTTTTTGTTTCCTCAGCCGCCTTTAAAAGCAATTCCTCCATTTTCGCTTTGAAAAGGGGGCTGTCAATGGTTTCAGAAATGACCTTTTGCAGATGCTCACGGTATTCTTTACTCTTTAAGGCATCCGCTAATTCTTTTTGAATTTCCGGTTCTTTAAAAACCTCAATCATCATGCCTCTGTATTCAGGATCATTCATTAAATCCTTTAATAATTTTTCATTCTCGGAACGCATATTTTTAGCAACGCCCTTGGCAAACTTTGCATCGCTAAAGGTCTTTTTCCAAAATTCAGTTGCTTTATCCGATGTTAAGGTTTGCTCAATGGTGGTAGCAACTACCTGTTGGTCCATTACGAGCTTTTCCTTCATCTTATCATCAGACATTACATCTTGAATGGCCTTTTTACCATCATCTGTCTTAAGAATATCCACAACCATTTTCTTTGTTTGATCATAATCAATTTGCCCGCCGCTGCTAGTATCATCTGCAGAACAGCTTGTTAGAAACAACATGATGGGCAGGAGGAGCAACCTACTTTTCCTTCTCATTTTATAAGCCCCTTTCACATATCAATCCTTAATTTTAGGATGAATAAAATGGGGAGAGATTATTCGTTATAAATCAAAATATGGATTTTTTGCCTTTCGCTTGGTACAATCAGAATGGAATTTATTTTTGTTTGTTGGAGGTTTGTAGTGTGACAAGCCGTAATTTGGTGAAATTATTTTTGAATACTTTAGTAGTCGGCGGGGTCACAACTGTGATTTTAGGGTTGTTTGTTCGCTGGCATGAGTTGCAGCCATTTTTTGTTGATTTTAAAATTGTAGATATTATTTCAGCAATTATATGGTTATTGGTGATGGGCTTTTTATTTAGCGTGATCAGCCAAATGGGCTTTTTTGCGTATTTAACAATTCATCGTTTTGGCTTGGGTATCTTTAAGTCAGCTTCCCTTTGGAATGCTGTACAAGTTGTTCTTATCCTCTTTGGCCTTTTTGACCTCATTTATTTACGATATACAAACTTTGCAAAACCAGGTGATCCTCTTTGGCCTTATTTGCTTCCTGCCCTGCTTCTAGTCGTCGTCGGGTTGGCGGTGGCATGGCTAAAAAGCAAGGAAACGAATCGCGAAGCATTTATTCCGGCCGTCTTCTTTATGATTGTTGTCACCTTGGTGGAGTGGGTACCTGTTTTAAGAGAAAATGCAGAGAACTGGTTCTATCTAATGGTGTTTGCCTTACTCGCTTGCAACGCTTACCAAATATTAATCCTTCATAAATTGAATGAGCAATCGGAACAGGATAGACAAAAACGCTTAAGCCAATCTAGTCCTAAAGTAAATAAGAAAAACAAGAAAAAACCGTCCTTGTAAGGGGCGGTTTTTCCGTTCTAAAAGATAAGAAAGCATTAATTTCGACTTTGAGAATTGTCTAGCTCCAGCGCCCTAGCGGCGAAACGCCTTCGCTCTCCGCCCTACGATAAGTCAACATCGGTTCACTACGTTCACCGTGTTTCCTTTATCTCAGTTGGAGCGCTCCAGGCCATACGCCGCTGACCAGGACGCCTGCGCTTTTCTTATTACCTGACTTCTTTAGATTGAACTTCTCCATTTGTAATCATCTCTGAAACTGACACAAGCTTTAAGCCTTTTTGGCGGATATCCTCTAAAATTAATGGCAATGCTTTTGCTGTTTGTTTTGCCGAATCGGAGGCATGGAGAAGAACGATATCTCCCCTTTCTGCCTTTTTAACATTTTCTACGATTTTTTCTACCCCGGGATTTTGCCAATCCTTTGAATCAATTTTCCAATGAACAACGGTATATCCATATCTTTTGGCAATTTTTAATGTACGCTCATCGAAATGCCCTGTTGGTGCACGGAGAAGCTTTATATCCTTCACATTTAACTTTTTAAAGGCTTCTTGTGCTTTGGAGATATCTCTGGCAATTTTAGCATCTTCTAAATCCATATAATCCACATAATCGTAGCCGAGAAGCCCAATTTCATAGCCTTCCTTTACAATTCGAGAAATAATGTCAGGATGCTGTTCTGCCCATGATCCTGCAAGGAAGAAAGTGGCCGACTTCACATTTTCCTTTTTCAATGTATCTAAAATTGGTTCTGCCTTTTCATCCCCCCAGCCAATGTTAAATGTAAGCGCAAGATCCTTTTCACCCCGGTAAATCGCTTTGGCTCCTTCTTTTGTTGAAAAGACCGGAATCTGCGCAAGGTTTTCTATATAGAGAAACCATGCGGTAAAGAAAGCAGCAATTAATATAAGGGCAACAGTTTTTAAAGCCTTTCCGTTTAAAATAAAGAAGAAATTCATTTCGGCACCCACCTCGTCCAATACTATCCTTGTCTTCATACCTATGCTTGTATTTATTTAAATATGAGTCGAAAATTTTATTATAAAATTTCAATAATTGGAAAAGACTACTATAACTAGAAACTTTGCTGGAGGTTATTCAATGTTTGGGCTTCTCATAAATGATAAGGAAGTAAAGGAAATGGAATACCTAATTAAAAGGGAACTGGATGAAATCTTATTTGATTTAAGGGATGAACGGATTGATCATATTGTCAAAAGGGCGATGGAAGAGAGATATAAGATCCTTTTTGCCTTATTTAAAAGGGTTGCATCCCCACATGAATGTTTTAAGTATATGAGAAGAGGTAAAAAGGATCGAAAAAAGGGGTAATGTTTTTTTAAAAGACCGTTGACATATATTTAATATCTTGTTATAGTAATAAACGTCGCTGCTAACAGTAACGAAAACCACTTCAAAAAAAGTTGTTGACATTACGAATTGCAGATGATATATTAATAAAGTCGCTTTTAGGCGATGGAGATATTGTCCTTTGAAAACTAAACAAACAAAAACGTCAACAAACAATATTTTTTAGTTTCAATATAGATGAAACTAAGCCAACGTAACAAATGAGCTAATCAACTTTCTTGGAGAGTTTGATCCTGGCTCAGGACGAACGCTGGCGGCGTGCCTAATACATGCAAGTCGAGCGAATCTTTGGGAGCTTGCTCCCATTGATTAGCGGCGGACGGGTGAGTAACACGTGGGCAACCTGCCTGTAAGACTGGGATAACACCGGGAAACCGGTGCTAATACCGGATAATCCATTCCCTCTCATGAGGGAATGCTGAAAGACGGTTTCGGCTGTCACTTACAGATGGGCCCGCGGCGCATTAGCTAGTTGGTGAGGTAACGGCTCACCAAGGCGACGATGCGTAGCCGACCTGAGAGGGTGATCGGCCACACTGGGACTGAGACACGGCCCAGACTCCTACGGGAGGCAGCAGTAGGGAATCTTCCACAATGGACGAAAGTCTGATGGAGCAACGCCGCGTGAGCGATGAAGGCCTTCGGGTCGTAAAGCTCTGTTGTTAGGGAAGAACAAGTACCGGAGTAACTGCCGGTACCTTGACGGTACCTAACCAGAAAGCCACGGCTAACTACGTGCCAGCAGCCGCGGTAATACGTAGGTGGCAAGCGTTGTCCGGAATTATTGGGCGTAAAGCGCGCGCAGGCGGTCCTTTAAGTCTGATGTGAAAGCCCACGGCTCAACCGTGGAGGGTCATTGGAAACTGGGGGACTTGAGTGCAGAAGAGGAAAGCGGAATTCCACGTGTAGCGGTGAAATGCGTAGAGATGTGGAGGAACACCAGTGGCGAAGGCGGCTTTCTGGTCTGTAACTGACGCTGAGGCGCGAAAGCGTGGGGAGCAAACAGGATTAGATACCCTGGTAGTCCACGCCGTAAACGATGAGTGCTAAGTGTTAGGGGGTTTCCGCCCCTTAGTGCTGCAGCTAACGCATTAAGCACTCCGCCTGGGGAGTACGGCCGCAAGGCTGAAACTCAAAGGAATTGACGGGGGCCCGCACAAGCGGTGGAGCATGTGGTTTAATTCGAAGCAACGCGAAGAACCTTACCAGGTCTTGACATCCTCTGACACTCCTAGAGATAGGACGTTCCCCTTCGGGGGACAGAGTGACAGGTGGTGCATGGTTGTCGTCAGCTCGTGTCGTGAGATGTTGGGTTAAGTCCCGCAACGAGCGCAACCCTTGATCTTAGTTGCCAGCATTCAGTTGGGCACTCTAAGGTGACTGCCGGTGACAAACCGGAGGAAGGTGGGGATGACGTCAAATCATCATGCCCCTTATGACCTGGGCTACACACGTGCTACAATGGATGGTACAAAGGGCTGCAAGACCGCGAGGTTTAGCCAATCCCATAAAACCATTCTCAGTTCGGATTGTAGGCTGCAACTCGCCTACATGAAGCCGGAATCGCTAGTAATCGCGGATCAGCATGCCGCGGTGAATACGTTCCCGGGCCTTGTACACACCGCCCGTCACACCACGAGAGTTTGTAACACCCGAAGTCGGTGGGGTAACCGTAAGGAGCCAGCCGCCTAAGGTGGGACAGATGATTGGGGTGAAGTCGTAACAAGGTAGCCGTATCGGAAGGTGCGGCTGGATCACCTCCTTTCTAAGGATAATTCAGTCCTTTCGGACTGATCATAAGGTTGACGTTTCTTGTTTGTTTAGTTTTGAGAGTGCAATTCTCTCAAAGCTTTTTTAATCGTTCTTTGAAAACTAGATAATCGTAAGAAGAAGCAAAGTAAACATCGAGTAATTTCCATTTTAGTTTTCTCTCTATTTAATAGAGAAACAAACCTTTTAGGTTAAGTTAGAAAGGGCGCACGGTGAATGCCTTGGCACTAGGAGCCGATGAAGGACGGGACTAACACCGATATGCTTCGGGGAGCTGTAAGTAAGCTTTGATCCGGAGATTTCCGAATGGGGGAACCCACTGTTCGTAATGGAACAGTATCTTTACCTGAATACATAGGGTATAGAAGGCATACCCGGGGAACTGAAACATCTAAGTACCCGGAGGAAGAGAAAGCAAACGCGATTCCCTGAGTAGCGGCGAGCGAAACGGGACATAGCCCAAACCAAGAGGCTTGCCTCTTGGGGTTGTAGGACACTCAACATGGAGTTACAAAGGAACGGGGTAAATGAAGCGACCTGGAAAGGTCAGCCAGAGAAGGTAAAAGCCCTGTAGTTGAAACTTCGTTCCCTCCTGAGTGGATCCTGAGTACGGCCGGACACGAGAAATCCGGTCGGAAGCAGGGAGGACCATCTCCCAAGGCTAAATACTCCCTAGTGACCGATAGTGAACCAGTACCGTGAGGGAAAGGTGAAAAGCACCCCGGAAGGGGAGTGAAATAGTTCCTGAAACCGTGTGCCTACAAGTAGTCAGAGCCCGTTTATGGGTGATGGCGTGCCTTTTGTAGAATGAACCGGCGAGTTACGATTACATGCAAGGTTAAGTTGAAGAGACGGAGCCGCAGCGAAAGCGAGTCTGAATAGAGCGAATTTAGTATGTAGTCGTAGACCCGAAACCAGGTGATCTACCCATGTCCAGGGTGAAGTCCAGGTAACACTGGATGGAGGCCCGAACCCACGCACGTTGAAAAGTGCGGGGATGAGGTGTGGGTAGCGGAGAAATTCCAATCGAACTTGGAGATAGCTGGTTCTCTCCGAAATAGCTTTAGGGCTAGCCTCACGTAGTAAGAGTCTTGGAGGTAGAGCACTGTTTGGACTAGGGGCCCTCATCGGGTTACCGAATTCAGACAAACTCCGAATGCCAAAGACTTATCCGTGGGAGTCAGACTGCGAGTGATAAGATCCGTAGTCAAAAGGGAAACAGCCCAGACCACCAGCTAAGGTCCCAAAGTATACGTTAAGTGGAAAAGGATGTGGAGTTGCTTAGACAACCAGGATGTTGGCTTAGAAGCAGCCACCATTTAAAGAGTGCGTAATAGCTCACTGGTCGAGTGACTCTGCGCCGAAAATGTACCGGGGCTAAACGTATCACCGAAGCTGTGGATTGACACCGTTGGTGTCAGTGGTAGGAGAGCGTTCTAAGGGCGTTGAAGCTAGACCGTAAGGACTGGTGGAGCGCTTAGAAGTGAGAATGCCGGTATGAGTAGCGAAAGATGAGTGAGAATCTCATCCACCGAATGCCTAAGGTTTCCTGAGGAAGGCTCGTCCGCTCAGGGTTAGTCGGGACCTAAGCCGAGGCCGAAAGGCGTAGGCGATGGACAACAGGTTGATATTCCTGTACCACCTCTTTATCGTTTGAGTGATGGGGGGACGCAGGAGGATAGGGTAAGCGCACTGTTGGATATGTGCGTGTAAGCAGTTAGAGCGAGAAGTAGGAAAATCCGCTTCTCACAACGCTTGAGCTGTGATGCCGAGGGAAATATAGTACCGAAGTTCCTGATTCCACACTGCCAAGAAAAGCCTCTAGCGAGATAAAAGGTGCCCGTACCGCAAACCGACACAGGTAGGCGAGGAGAGAATCCTAAGGTGAGCGAGAGAACTCTCGTTAAGGAACTCGGCAAAATGACCCCGTAACTTCGGGAGAAGGGGTGCTCTTTAGGGTTCATAGCCCTGAAGAGCCGCAGTGAATAGGCCCAGGCGACTGTTTAGCAAAAACACAGGTCTCTGCGAAGCCGCAAGGCGAAGTATAGGGGCTGACGCCTGCCCGGTGCTGGAAGGTTAAGAGGAGGGGTTAGCTCACGCGAAGCTCTGAATCGAAGCCCCAGTAAACGGCGGCCGTAACTATAACGGTCCTAAGGTAGCGAAATTCCTTGTCGGGTAAGTTCCGACCCGCACGAAAGGCGTAACGATCTGGGCACTGTCTCAACGAGAGACTCGGTGAAATTATAGTACCTGTGAAGATGCAGGTTACCCGCGACAGGACGGAAAGACCCCGTGGAGCTTTACTGTAGCCTGATATTGAATTTTGGTACAGCTTGTACAGGATAGGTAGGAGCCTGAGAAACCGGAGCGCTAGCTTCGGTGGAGGCGTCGGTGGGATACTACCCTGGCTGTATTGAAATTCTAACCCGCACCCCTTATCGGGGTGGGAGACAGTGTCAGGTGGGCAGTTTGACTGGGGCGGTCGCCTCCTAAAGAGTAACGGAGGCGCCCAAAGGTTCCCTCAGAATGGTTGGAAATCATTCGTAGAGTGTAAAGGCACAAGGGAGCTTGACTGCGAGACCTACAAGTCGAGCAGGGACGAAAGTCGGGCTTAGTGATCCGGTGGTTCCGCATGGAAGGGCCATCGCTCAACGGATAAAAGCTACCCCGGGGATAACAGGCTTATCTCCCCCAAGAGTCCACATCGACGGGGAGGTTTGGCACCTCGATGTCGGCTCATCGCATCCTGGGGCTGTAGTCGGTCCCAAGGGTTGGGCTGTTCGCCCATTAAAGCGGTACGCGAGCTGGGTTCAGAACGTCGTGAGACAGTTCGGTCCCTATCCGTCGTGGGCGCAGGAAATTTGAGAGGAGCTGTCCTTAGTACGAGAGGACCGGGATGGACGCACCGCTGGTGTACCAGTTGTTCTGCCAAGGGCATCGCTGGGTAGCTATGTGCGGACGGGATAAGTGCTGAAAGCATCTAAGCATGAAGCCCCCCTCAAGATGAGATTTCCCATAGCGCAAGCTAGTAAGAACCCTGAAAGATGATCAGGTTGATAGGTCAGAGGTGGAAGCGTGGCGACATGTGGAGCTGACTGATACTAATCGTTCGAGGACTTAACCAAATAGAAAAGCGGAAGCGGCCGGTTAGCAACGTATGGCCTGGAGGGCTTTGACTGAGATAAAGGAAACACGAAGAGCGTTAGCGATTCGATGTTGACTTATCGTAGGGAAAAGACCGAAGGACACTAGTTGCTGGACGCTGGAGCTAGACAAATTTTAAAAGCGAACTTGATTTTTACAACTTCTTCTGCATTATCTAGTTTTGAGGGAACGAAAAAAAGTAAATTTCCTCTTGAAAAAAACAAAAAAGACATTATAATAAAATAGTGTCAAAAAATAGTCTGGTAATTATGGCGAGAAGGTCACACCCGTTCCCATACCGAACACGGAAGTTAAGCTTCTCAGCGCCGATGGTAGTTGGGGCATGCGCCCCTGTGAGAGTAGGACGTTGCCAGGCTGTTATATTATTATTCCGCAGTAGCTCAGTGGTAGAGCTATCGGCTGTTAACCGATCGGTCGTAGGTTCGAGTCCTACCTGCGGAGCCACTTTTAAACAACTAAGAAAATCAGCTATGCTTCCATAGCTCAGTAGGTAGAGCACTTCCATGGTAAGGAAGAGGTCAGCGGTTCGAGCCCGCTTGGAAGCTTACCTATAATAATAAAATTCGGCCCCTTGGTCAAGCGGTTAAGACACCTCCCTTTCACGGAGGTAACACGGGTTCGAGTCCCGTAGGGGTCACCATATTTGGAGGATTAGCTCAGCTGGGAGAGCATCTGCCTTACAAGCAGAGGGTCGGCGGTTCGATCCCGTCATCCTCCACCATAATCTTATTATGTTAACTGAATAATTCTTTAATCCATATGCCGGGGTAGCTCAATTGGTAGAGCAACTGACTTGTAATCAGTAGGTTGGGGGTTCAAGTCCTCTCGCCGGCACCTTTTTTCATTTATAAATGGAGGGGTAGCGAAGTGGCTAAACGCGGCGGACTGTAAATCCGCTCCCTCCGGGTTCGGCGGTTCGAATCCGTCCCCCTCCACCATTTATATTTTTTGAAAAAGTGGACATACTAATTACTATATTGGGCTATAGCCAAGCGGTAAGGCATCGCACTTTGACTGCGACATGCGTTGGTTCAAATCCAGCTAGCCCAGCCAAGTAGTTGAGCCATTAGCTCAGTTGGTAGAGCATCTGACTTTTAATCAGAGGGTCGAAGGTTCGAGTCCTTCATGGCTCATAATTGTACACTACAGAAACCCAGATGATTTAAATCTTCGGGTTTTTGCTTGTGAATATGCGGAAGTAGTTCAGTGGTAGAACATCACCTTGCCAAGGTGGGGGTCGCGGGTTCGAATCCCGTCTTCCGCTCCAGTTCAAATGGGGCCTTAGCTCAGCTGGGAGAGCGCCTGCTTTGCACGCAGGAGGTCAGCGGTTCGATCCCGCTAGGCTCCACCATCACACTACATATATAGTCTTAAATCAGGTTGCTGATTTAAGACTTTTTTTATTTTATAAAAATTTTCAAGTTACAGTTTGGAGAGGCGTCCAGCCCCAGTGCTTAACTCAACTTCAAAAAATAGGTAGATATGTTTCCTGATAAATGTCGTAAGCATATCTGGAATTACTCCGTATGTGGAGGGGAATGCGTTGTACCGTCCTTTATCGAAGAAACTTGAAGGACTAATCTATAATAGGATGCCTGAGATTAGTCTTTCATCAAGGCTATGAAGGACTAATCATTAATAGGATGCCTGAGATTAGTCTTTCATCAAGGCTATGAAGGACTAATCGCTAATAGGATGCCAGGGATTAGTCCATCATCAAGGCGATGAAGGACTAATCTTTAATAGGACGCCTGCGATTAGTCCATCATCAAGACCATGCAGGACTAATCGCTAATAAAACACCTGCAATTAGTCCATCATCAAGACTACGAAGAACAAATCTCAAAGTAAATACCTACAATTAGTCCTTCACATGTGAAAGGCGCCCATGGCATGGCCCAAAATTCGTCCGAACATCTGAGTACATCTTTGCTGCTGCCAATTTAAATAGGATCACGAAGAAGCCCTCACTCAACCCGCCAATTTTACTTTAAGGGAAAAACAAGCCGGAGTCATGTCTCAGCGCATATATATGCATTATTTTGTCGAGTTGAGTCATTTGTATGAAAGCGGTTAAAATAGAACATATAATGCGCTAGGGGGAATAACACGATGAGTAAAAAGCTATCAA belongs to Neobacillus sp. OS1-2 and includes:
- the pdaB gene encoding polysaccharide deacetylase family sporulation protein PdaB, translating into MNFFFILNGKALKTVALILIAAFFTAWFLYIENLAQIPVFSTKEGAKAIYRGEKDLALTFNIGWGDEKAEPILDTLKKENVKSATFFLAGSWAEQHPDIISRIVKEGYEIGLLGYDYVDYMDLEDAKIARDISKAQEAFKKLNVKDIKLLRAPTGHFDERTLKIAKRYGYTVVHWKIDSKDWQNPGVEKIVENVKKAERGDIVLLHASDSAKQTAKALPLILEDIRQKGLKLVSVSEMITNGEVQSKEVR
- the gerD gene encoding spore germination lipoprotein GerD: MRRKSRLLLLPIMLFLTSCSADDTSSGGQIDYDQTKKMVVDILKTDDGKKAIQDVMSDDKMKEKLVMDQQVVATTIEQTLTSDKATEFWKKTFSDAKFAKGVAKNMRSENEKLLKDLMNDPEYRGMMIEVFKEPEIQKELADALKSKEYREHLQKVISETIDSPLFKAKMEELLLKAAEETKNKASDKDGGGEQSGGGQNKSGGGDTSS
- a CDS encoding Mrp/NBP35 family ATP-binding protein translates to MLTEVRIREVLGGLKEPFLHKTLGELNAIEEIKIKEEKNHVSVKVQVARTGTSEQLQLQTQIVNLLKEAGAATVGIRFSQLPEEVLAANRQAEPEKEKNLLNSSETTFIAIASGKGGVGKSTVSVNLAVALARLGKKVGLIDADIYGFSVPDMMGITKRPVVRGEKIIPVERFGVQVISMGFFVEDNAPIIWRGPMLGKMLNSFFNEVEWGSQIDYLLLDLPPGTGDVALDVHTMLPACKEIIVTTPHPTAAFVAARAGAMALRTEHEVLGVIENMAYFESKLTGEKEYVFGRGGGDKLAEELNTEVLGRLPLNQPDWNDEDFAPSVYQEDHQIGKIYLEIAEKVDSLLKK
- the cwlD gene encoding N-acetylmuramoyl-L-alanine amidase CwlD, whose amino-acid sequence is MIWVLKHKWKMISFIVGLLALFFILQHDFIENDSSKTWNIPLSGKIILLDAGHGGPDGGAGTGETLEKDIALEITKKVRDYLQEQGALVIMTREKDEDLAASDTKGLSRRKVEDLKKRLKMINDTDNDLFVSIHLNAIPSPRWSGAQTFYAPQHKENARAAKFIQEELRRNLENTNRKAKPINQVFILKNAKKPGVLVEVGFLSNPGEKALLKKDAYQEKIAASINIGILRYFTNEKELKETE
- a CDS encoding KinB-signaling pathway activation protein: MTSRNLVKLFLNTLVVGGVTTVILGLFVRWHELQPFFVDFKIVDIISAIIWLLVMGFLFSVISQMGFFAYLTIHRFGLGIFKSASLWNAVQVVLILFGLFDLIYLRYTNFAKPGDPLWPYLLPALLLVVVGLAVAWLKSKETNREAFIPAVFFMIVVTLVEWVPVLRENAENWFYLMVFALLACNAYQILILHKLNEQSEQDRQKRLSQSSPKVNKKNKKKPSL